Part of the Pseudodesulfovibrio hydrargyri genome is shown below.
GGGACTTCATCCCCTGGGAGGCCCACAACAAAAAGGCCCGGAACACATTGTTCCGGGCCTTTTTGTCGGCTTGGCCGGATGGCTAGAGCATCTCGTGTTGATATTCCTCGCCGCCCAGGAGTTCGACCATGTCGCGCAGGATCTTCAGTGTTTCCTGGGCCTCTTTGGGGTCGAGCTTGCGCAGGGCGAAGCCGGCATGGATGATGATGTAGTCGCCGATGGCCACTTCCTCGTCCATGAGCATGATGGACGCCTGGACCGTGGTGTCGCCCTCACCCACCTTGCAGGTGGCGACGCCGTCACTGATTTCAAGAATTTCCGCAGGTATCGCGAGGCACATAGATTTTCTCCGTTGCGGGGTTCTCCGCCGTCCGAAGGGCGTAGGAGGCACCCGCCTTTTTGGCTTCCTCGAGGACCAGGGCCTCCATTTCCGGCAGCCGGGCTTCGAGGTCCGGGGACAGGGCGGCGGACATGTCCTTGTAGTTGACCGGCTCAATGCCGAAGAGGACCACGTCGTCCGGCACGCTCCCGATGATGCTGCACTGGGCCAGGGTATCGAGCAAGTCGGTCTGGTGCAGGGAGTTCTTGAAAGCGCACGCCTTGTTCAGGTCCTCGCCCAGCAGCCGGAATATCTCGCCCGGCGCGCCGTCGTTGAGCACGATGTCGACAATGATCAGATAGTCCGATTCCATGATCGGGCCCATGAGCTTGAGCCCCAGGGTGCCGCCGTCGAGCACGGTGACGTTGTCGGAAAACTCGTATTTCTGCTCGAGTTCCTCGGCCACCCGGACGCCGAATCCCTCGTCGGTGAACAGGATGTTGCCGACGCCCAGGATGAGAATGCGTTTATCTTTTTCAGGCATGGCTTTCACTTAGTAGAGAGCCAAGGTTTTCGCAAGGTCTAAAACGGAAAACAGCGGCCGGAATCGGGATGCCGTATGCGGGAAAACCGTCTCAGCGCGTGGCGTAATAGAGGGAGCTGACCTGTCCGCCGGGCAGGGGCTGGCTGGATTGCACTTCGACGATGCGGCCGCCCGCCATGGCCACGGTCCGCTCCACGGTCTCCTCCGGGATGGCGTGGGTTTCGCTGTAGGGCCGCGCGGCGGCCAGCGGGGCCTGTCCTCCGGGGCGGCCGGTGGCCGGGAGGACCAGGACAAAAACGGTGCACCGGCTTTCGGCGCGGTCGGCCAGGGGCTTGTCGTGATAGTCCAGGGCGGTGATGGCCAGCACGTAGTTGCCGGGCGCGGCCGGGGAGGCGGCCCGGTAGTCCATGTCCACGGAGTCGCCCGGCTGGAGCACGGTCCGGGGCAGGTTCAGCCTGCCGTGGTTGTGGACGATCTCGTCGGTATCGACGTTGTACCAGTGGTGGACCAGGCGCACGGGTGCATTGGTCTGTCCGTCCATGCCGATGGGATGCGCGCCGGTATTGGTCACGGTCACGGGCACGGTCAGCGTGGTGCCTTGCTCCATGGCGAGGGTCTCGGTCCGGGAGGACAGGGCGCAGGCCACGCCCTCCTCGGGATAGGCGAACACGGCCTTGGCGCTGGGGCAGTGGAAGGCGGCCAGTCCGCCGGGCTTGAGCACGCGGATGAACTCCGCGATGTACCGGACCGCCACATGGGGGCGGATGTGCTGGAGCACGTGCGCGGTGTGGACCATGTCGAAGCTGCGGTCGCGGAACAGGGAAAGGTCGTCGGTCTCGTTGAGCCGGTATACGCAGCGCATTCCGAATTTGTTGAATTCCTTGGCCTTGGCCAGCATGGACGGGGCGATGTCCACCCCCACGCAGGTCTTGAAATGGGTGCACAGCGCCTGTGTCAATCTTCCGACTCCGCAGCCGAAGTCCAGTGCCGAGGTCCTCCCCCCGGGAAGTCCGTTTTTTTCCATCCACGTGGCGATGCCGTTGACGTAACGGCTGCCGGTTTCAAAAAAATCCTGTACATCCCACGCATTGTCGATCTTGTCAGGGGAGGATGCCACGGCCCACAGAGGGTCCTCCTGGCCAAAGGTGTTCCAGTTTCTTTGCAGTTCCTGCAGGTACACGCGTGCTCTCCTTGTGCCTCCGGCGGGCCGGGTTGCGGTCATTCGAAGGAGAAATGCATGTCTCATGCCATGCCTGGAGGGTATCGGTGCGGGAAGAGGCGGCGGGCCGGATGATGATCCCGGCCCGCCGCAGGGTGGCGTCAGATGACGGCTTCGATGAGCCGGGGTCCCTTGGCGCTCAGGGCGGAGCGCAGGGCGTCGGCAAAGGACTTGGTGGTTTCGGCGCGCACGGCCTCGACGCCCATTCCCTCGGCGATGCGCACCCAGTCCAGGGCCGGGTCGTGCAGGTCGAGCAGGGACAGCGCCTTGTCGCCCGTGGACGCGGCCCGGACCAGCTTGAGCTCATGGTTGAGGACCGCGTAGGAGCGGTTGGCGTAGACCACGGTGACCACGTCCAGGTTCTCCCTGGCCTGGGTCCACAGGGCCTGCACCGTGTACATGGCGCTGCCGTCGCCCACCAGGCAGACCACCTTGCGATCGGGCGCGCCCACGGCGGCCCCGGTGGACAGCGGCAGGATGCTGCCGATGGCCCCGCCGGTCAGGGACAGGTAATCGTGGGGCGCGGCCGTGGCGAGCATGTTCGCGTGGGGCAGGCTGGAGGTGATGCCCTCGTCGGCGATGACGGCGTCATCCGGCAGGAGCGCGGCCACGGTGCGCATGGCGGCCTCGGCGGTCAGCGGCCCGTCGCCGGGCAGGGCGGGCGGGTCGAGCGGATACAGCACGCAGTCGGGCGAGGCGCTGACCGCGGCGGCCAGGTCCAGGAGCGCGGTGTTGCCGTCCTCAGCGGGGTGGGCCAGGGTCAGGATGGCGCAGTGCGGCGGTGTCAGCCAGCTCTCCTGCCCGGGATAGGCGAAGAAGGAGACAGGCGGTTCCCCGCCCACGAGCAGGAGCTGCTCGAATTCGTCGAGCCGGGCCAGGACGTGCTTGCCCCGGTAAGGCAGCCTTTCGACCACGGGCGCGCCCGCGCCGGAACGCATGCGCGTGGTGAAGGTGTCGCAGAACAGGGTGGCCCCGGTCTTGGCCGCCACGCATCCGGCGGCGTTGAGCCCCTCGCCGTGGAGCACGGACCCGCGCATGAGGATGGCGGTCTTCTTGCCGTTGGTCAGGGCCCTGGCCGCGGCCTCGACGGCGTCCGGGAAGACCGGTGCGGGGCCCGGGATCTCCAGTGCGGGCGCGGGGCGTTCGGCCGGGAGCCAGGCCGTGTCCGCGGGCAGGATCAGGGTGGCCACCTGGCCCGGGGACATGCGCGCGGCGCGGACCGCCTCGGCGGCGTCCACGGCCACGGTGCGGGAGCTGCGCGGACGGCGGACCCAGTGGGAGATGGCCTCGGCAAAGCCCTCCACGTTGGAGGTCAGGGGGGCATCAAAGCGCACGTGGTAGGTGGCGTGGTCGCCGACGATGTTGACCACCGGCGACGAACCCTTGCGGGCGTTGTGCAGGTTGGCCATGCCGTTGGCGAAGCCGGGCCCGAGGTGGAGCAGGGTGCAGGCGGGCTTGCCGGTCATGCGGGCGTAGCCGTCGGCCGCGCCCGTGGCCACGCCCTCGAACAGGCAGAGCACCCCGCGCATGCCCGGGATGCGGTCCAGGGCGGAGACGAAGTGCATCTCCGAGGTGCCGGGGTTGGCGAAGCAGACTTCCACGCCGCTGCCCACCAGGGTGGCGAGCAGGCTGTCCGCGCCGTTGCACTCGGTGCACCGGCCGGTTTCGCTTATGTCAGGGGTATGTTCAGGCATGATTCGACTCCTTGTTGCGTGTCGTGTGGAGTGGGCGGTCCCGGGCGGGACCGGAGCGGGAATCCGAAGGGTCGGCGTCTCGCGGAGAGGCGGGCGATCGGTCGCGGGCGCGGAGCCCGGCGGAAACCGGCCGTGCGGCCCGACCGGAAAAACAATCTCCGCCATGCACAAAGGTAGCCAAGAGGGAGATGCGGGTCAAGCGGGGCGGCGGAAAACGGTCGGCGCGAAAACAAGACGGCGGGCCGCGACGCATGGTCGCGGCCCGCCGGGAATATTTTGTTGAACAGGGGGTTACAGGTTGGCCAGCAGGAGCTCGCCGAATTCCTTGCAACCCACCTGGGTGGAGCCGTTGATCTGGGAGGCCAGGTCCACGGTGACCTTCTTGGCGGCCAGGGTCTTCTCCACCGAGGCGTGGATGAGCGCGGCGGCATCACCCCAGCCGATGTGCTCGAGCAGCATGGCCCCGGACAGGATCAGGGAGCCGGGGTTGGCCAGGTCCTTGCCCGCGATGGTCGGGGCGGTGCCGTGGGTCGCCTCGAAGAAGGCGAGCTTGTCGCCCATGTTCACGCCGGGGGCCAGGCCGAGCCCGCCCACCTGCGCGGCCAGGGCGTCGGAGATGTAGTCGCCGTTCAGGTTGGTGGTGGCGATGACCGAGTACTGCTCGGGGTACATGAGCACGTTCTGGAACATGGCGTCGGCGATGCGGTCCTTGATGATCACGCCCTCGCCGTCCGCTCCCTCGCGCACGACCTTGCCCTGGTATTCCTCGTCGGCCAGTTCGTACCCCCAGGCGCGGAAGCCGCCCTCGGTGGTCTTCATGATGTTGCCCTTGTGGACCAGGGTCACGGACGGGCGGCCCTCGGCGATGGCGAAGTCGATGGCCTTCTTGACCAGCCGCTTGGAACCCGCCGGGGTGATGGGCTTGATGCCCACGCCCGCGGTGATGTCGATGTTCGCGCCGAGTTCGTCCACGAGAAATTCGATTAATTTCTTGGCTTCCGGGGAGCCCGACTGGTATTCAATACCGGCGTACACGTCCTCGGTGTTCTCGCGGAACACGACCATGTCGACCAGGTCGGGGCGCTTGACCGGGGATTCGATCCCCTTGAAATATTTGATGGGACGGATGCAGGCGTAGAGGTCGAAGACCTGGCGCATGGTCACGTTCAGGCTGCGGAAGCCCTTGCCCACCGGCGTGTTCAGCGGCCCCTTCATGGCCAGGTCGGCCTGGGCCAGCGCGTCCATGGTCGTCTTGGGCAGATACTCGCCGGTCTCGGCAAAGGCCTTCTCGCCCGCCAGCAGCTCCTGCCAGTCGAGCTTGTTGGCCCCGGAGTAGGCCATCTCCACGGCCTTGTTCAGAACGGGGCGCGCGGCGGCCCACACTTCGGCACCGATGCCGTCACCTTCGATGTAATAGACAGTTCTAGTAGCCAATGGATCCTCCTCGGGCGATATGGTCGGGACTGTTGTGAAATAAAGTAGCGGACTATGACGTTTATTCGGCCGGATTGCAAGCGGCCCGGCCCCGGAACGGTCGGCCGGGCGCGGGATTCGGCCGACAACATGACAATATGACGGATGGTTGGAAATATCGTGCAGGCTGAACTGGAGATGGTCAAGGCGTTGTTGAGCGGGGACAGGCGGGTGGTCGTCCTGACCGGGGCGGGGGTGTCCGCCGAGAGCGGAGTGCCCACCTTCCGGGGCCGCGACGGGCTGTGGAAGCACTACCGGGCCGAGGACCTGGCCCGGCCCGACGCGTTCGCAGCGCACCCGGAACTGGTCTGGGAGTTCTACAACTGGCGGCGCAGGCTGGTGGCCGACTGCCGGCCCAACCCGGCGCACCGGGCCCTGGCGGCCATGGAGCGCCAGATCCGAAATTTTCTTCTGATCACCCAGAACGTGGATGGCCTGCACGTCCGGGCGGGCAGCCGCAAGATGGTCGAGATGCACGGCTCCCTGTGGCAGGTGCGCTGCACGGTCTGCACCCATGCCCGCGAGGACTTCTCCGAACTGCCGGAACTGCCTGACTGCCCGGTCTGCGGGCACCTGCTGCGGCCCGGCGTGGTCTGGTTCGGCGAGCCGCTCACGCCCGGCGTGCTCAAGCTGGCCATCGAGCAGATCGGCAAGGCGGACGTGTTCCTGTCCGTGGGGACCTCCAACATGGTCCAGCCCGCCGCGTCCTTTTACCAGCTGGCCAAGGACCACGGGGCCGTGACCGTGGAGATCAACGCCGAGCCGACCCCGAATACCGGGTTCATGGACTTCGCCCTGCACGGCCCGGCCGGGGAGATACTGCCCGAGCTGGCCGCCGGGCTGGCAGAGTAGAATCCATTGACATTGCGGGCTGTTCCCGCGTAGTGAACTCGACTATGCAAACACCCATATCATACAACTATTTTTGTGGACGCGGGTGGCGTAACGTCAAGCGGCCCGATTCCTAGACGCGCGCTGAAGCGATCCGCCGCCTGTCCGGGCGGCGGCGTGCTTGCGCGCGGTTGGACATCGGAAAGCCGCTGGTTTGTCGCCAGCGGTTTTTTTCGTCAACGCGCGGACCGGGACGGGGAGCCGGGAAGCTTTCACCCGATTCGGCCGCAACGCGCAATTGTTCGGAGGAACATATGTTTGTGAAGAAGATTTTCCTGCCTCAGGACCAGATGCCCACCCGGTGGTACAACCCCATGCCGGACCTGCCCACGCCCATGGCTCCGCCCCTCAACCCGGAGACCATGGAGCCGCTGACCCCGGACATGCTCTCCCCGATCTTCCCGGATTCGCTCATCGCCCAGGAGATGAGCGCGGACCGGTTCATCGACATCCCGCGGGAGGTCCTGGACGTCTACAAGATCTGGCGGCCCTCGCCGCTGGTGCGCGCCGACCGGCTGGAAAAGGCCATCGGGGCCAGGTGCAAGATATTCTACAAGGACGAGTCCGTGTCTCCGGCCGGGTCGCACAAGCCGAACACCTCGGTGCCCCAGGCCTACTACAACAAGATCGAGGGCGTGAAACGGCTGGCCACCGAGACCGGCGCGGGGCAGTGGGGCACGGCCCTGTCCTTCGCCTGCGCCCAGTACGGCATGGAGTGCGTGGTCTACATGGTCAAGGTCTCCTACGAGCAGAAGCCGTATCGCAAGATGATCATCAACACCTACGGCGGGACCATTTACCCCTCGCCCTCGGACCAGACCCGCACCGGCCGTGAGATGCTGGCCAGGGACCCGGACTGCAAGGGGTCGCTCGGCCTGGCCATTTCCGAGGCCGTTGAGGACGCGGCCACCCATGACGACACCAAGTACGCGCTCGGTTCGGTGCTCAACCACGTCATCATCCACCAGACCATCACCGGTCTGGAGGTCCAGAAGCAGCTCGAGATGATCGGCGAAAAGGCCACCCACCTGGTGGGCTGCGTGGGCGGCGGCTCCAACTTCGGCGGCCTGGTCCTGCCGTTTTTGCCGCAGAAGCTCGACGGCGACCCGGTCAGGTTCATACCGGTGGAGCCCAAGGCGTGCCCGACCCTGACGAGGGGCGAGTACCGCTACGATTTCGGCGACATGGCCCGGCTGACCCCGCTGGTCAAGATGCACACGCTGGGCCACGACTTCATGCCCGCGCCCATCCACGCGGGCGGGCTGCGCTACCACGGCGACGCGCCCATCGTCTGCAACATCGTCAACGAAGGGCTGTGCGACCCGGTGGCCTATTTTCAGACCGACTGCTTCGAGGCGGCCAAGCTGTTCATGCAGACCGAGGGCTTTTTGCCCGCGCCCGAGACATCCCATGCCATCAAGGGGGCCATCGAGGCGGCCAAGACCGCCGGCCCGGACGACGTCATCGTCTTCTTGTACTCGGGCCACGGCATGCTCGACCTGGCCTCGTACGACGCCTTCAACCAGGGGCTGTTGACCAACTTCGAGCTGCCCCAGCGCGACATCGAGGAGGCGCTCAAGGCCTGCCCGGACGTGAAATAGCGGCCCGCAAGCCCGCAAATGCCGCCCCCGGCACGGAGTTCCGCGCCGGGGGCTTTCCTGTCTCCTTGCAACCGGGCCGCGCCCCTGGTAATCATGGTCCCGTATTCATTGATCAAGGAGACGAACGATGCCGACCCTATGGAAGAGAATGTGTTGCGCGGCGCTGCTGTTGGCCGCCCTGGCCGCCCTTGGCGCATGCGGGACCCACGAGACCCCGGTCATGGACGAGAACGCCCTTCGCCAGGCCCTGGTCGGCAAGACCTGGACCCTGCGAAGGATCGTGTCCCGGGACTTTGCCGACGATCCGGCGCGGACCATCAAGTTCAACGCCGACGGCACGGTGGAGGGATTCGGCGGGTGCAACGCCTTCACGGGCACCTACACCCTGACCGACGACTATCTGGAGTTCGGCACCCTGACGACCTCCGCGCACAAGTCCTGCGGCCCGGCCGAGGACGAGCGCGAGTACACCTACATGACCTACCTGGCCACGGTGCGCCGCATCAATACCCAGACCGACCCGGGCGAACTGATCCTGCTGACCGAGAGCCAGAGCGAAATGCGGTTCACCTCCGGCGCATCCGAAGGATTGTTTTGGTAGATAGGGCCCGCTTCGAGGAGTCTGAAACCGCCGGTCGCCCGCAAAAGGCGACCGGCGGTTTTGTTTTCAATAACTCCCCGTGCCGAAGGCGCAATATGGGATGCAAGGGTGCGAACCCTTGCCTGCCGGAGGCGAAATCACCCGGACATAGCCGCGAAGCGGCCTTCAACTCCTGATTTTTATCCCAGCGGGGCCTTCAACCGCATGATCCTTTCATAAGACTGCTCGATGCGCGCCTCCGGGATGGTCCCGTCGTCCACCAGGGAGCGGATGACGGCGTGGACCTTCTCGACGATGTGCTCGTCATAGGCGAGGTTGTTGCCGAACAGGAGGATGTCCGCGCCCGCCTCGACGGCCCGGCGGACGGCCTCCCTCCGGCCGTACTCGTCGGCGATGGCTCCCATGTCCATGTCGTCGGTGACGACCACGCCCCGGTAGCCGAGCCTGCCGCGCAACAGGCCGGTGATGACCTTTCTCGACAGGGTGGCCGGGTATTCGGGGTCAAGATGCGCGTTGAAGATGTGGGCGGTCATGATCATGTCCACCTTGCCGCCGGCGATGAGTTCCCGGTAGGGGATCAGTTCGGCCTCGGACCAAGCGTCGGTCACGTCGGTCAGCCCCTTGTGGGAGTCGGTCCCCGCGGATCCGTGGCCCGGGAAATGCTTGAGGCAGGAGAGCACGCCCGCGCCGTGCAGCCCGTCCATGAACAGGGCGTCGCACCGGGCCACCCGCCCGGGATCGCTCGAAAAGCTGCGGCCCAGCCTGCCGATGGCCGGGCTGCCCGGGTTGACGTTCACGTCCGCCACCGGGGCGAAATCGAGGTTGAAGCCCACGGACGAGAGGATGGTCCCGACCGTGGCCCCGGCGGCGCGCACCGCGGCGTCGCCGGACGCGCAGAGGGCCGCCGCGGACGGGGTTTCCTTGAAACCATAGGTCTTTTTGAGTCGCTGTACCTTGCCGCCCTCCTGGTCCACTGCCACGAGCAGGGGGATGTCCGCGTTGGCCTTGAGGTCGGCGATGAGCTTCCTGACTTGGTCCTTGGTCCGGATGTTGCGGCGGCCGGAGCCCAGGGACATGTCGTAGTCGAAGAGAATGATCCCGCCCAGATGGCGCTCGCGGATGTCGCGCATGATGGTCGAGTTCTCGTCCACGGAAAAGCCCCGGAACCCGGCCAGGATCATCTGGCCGATCATGGTGTCCAGGTCGGCGGCGCGCGCGCCGGGGCAGGGGAGCAGGAAGAGGGGGAGCAGGAGCAGGGCGGCGAGGCGGATGCGCATGGCGGGACTCGTTGGCTTTGAGGGTTGCGGGTCCGGGCCAGCATAGGGCGGGCCGCCGCGCGGCGCAAGGCCGAAACCGGTTTGCGCCGGGCCGGATTTCCTATACATTGCGGCATGCACGCCCGAACCGTCCATCCCGGATTCTTCCGCCGCGTCCTGCGTCACGCTTGGATCGACCTCGCGCTCCTGGCGCGCGGGGAGGAGGCACCCCCCCTGTCCCGCCGGGAGGCCCAGCTGTGGGGACTGGTCCTGTCCTCGCGCCATGTGCCGCACCGATTGCGGCGGCTCCCGGCCGAGCGGGGCGACGGCTGGGCGGTCATGGTCCAGGAGTGGTATGCCGACCGGGCCGTGGAGGAGATCGAGCTCTATTTCGAGGAGAACCGCCCGGAGCCGACCGAGGCGGATGTGCCCGACCTGCGGCCCGTGGGCGGGCTGGAGCCGACCCTGTTCGGCCTGGCCCTGTTCGTGCTTTTTTATTGGGCCTATTCGCGGACCTACCCGAACCTTGGGTTGTACCCCGACCTGTGGGTGCGGCTTGGCAGCGCGGACGCCGGGGCCATCCTGTCGGGCCAGTGGTGGCGGCTGTGCACCGCCTTGACCCTGCACGCGGACGGCCCGCACGTGGCCGGAAACGCGGTCATCGGCGGGGTGTTCATCTGGCTGGCCGCGCGGCGGCTCGGCTCGGGCGCGGCCTGGCTGCTGACCATGGTTTCCGGGGTGCTGGGCAATTTGTTCAACTCGTTGGTCCTGGGCGTGCACCACGACGCCATCGGCTTTTCCACGGCCACCTTCGGCGCGGCCGGGGTGCTGGCCGGGATCACCCCGTTCGGCGTGGGCGGCGGGCTGCACGGGCTGGGCAACGGCTCATGGCTCAGGCGTTTTCTGCGCTTCACCCGCACGGCGCTCATCCCGTTCGGCGCGGGGCTCGGGCTGCTGGCCATGCTCGGCGCGGGCAACGGGGAGGGCAACACCGACCTGGGGGCGCATCTCTTCGGCTTCGCCTCGGGCCTGGGGCTGGGAGCGCTGACCGGACTCGCGGCCACCCGCCGGGGGCTGCCGGACAAGGGCGCGGACTCCCGGCTGTACGCGGCGGCCCTGCTCATGCCGGTGGCCGCCTGGGTCTGGGCCTGGCTGGCATGATTTCCGGGCTTGTGCTAGGCTGCCTTGATCGGTAAGGATGTCCATCCAAATCGTTTCACCAGGAGTTTCACGTGGCTGAGCCCGTTGTCGACATACAGGGCCTGAACTATTCGCCGGGCGGCCTGCCGGTGCTGGAGAACGTCGATCTGCGCATCGAGCGCGGCGACTATCTGGCCGTGCTCGGCCCCAACGGCGGGGGCAAATCCACCCTGCTCAAGCTCATGCTCGGGCTGATCCGGCCGGACAGCGGGACCATCCGCGTGCTCGGCCTGCGTCCGGGCGATGCCGGGGGGCGCATCGGCTACCTGCCCCAGCACACCGTGGTCGCCAGCTCCTTTCCCATCACCGTGCTCGAGGCGGTCTGCATGGGCACGGTCAAGCCCGGATTCAAGGGCATGTCCGGCCGCCACTCCAGGATCGACCACGACAAGGCCCGCCAGGCCCTGAAAAAGGTGGGCATGCTCGACTACCAGGGGCGCGGCCTGGCCCGGCTGTCCGGCGGCCAGAAACAGCGCGTGTTCATCGCCCGCGCCCTGGTGGACAGTCCGGAGATGCTCCTGCTCGACGAGCCCACGGCCAGCGTGGACTCGGCCAGCCGCACGGTCCTGTTCTCCCTGCTCAACGAACTGAACAAGGAGATGACCGTGATCATGGTCAGCCACGACATCTCGTCCCTGGCCTCGGGGGTCAAGTCCGTGGCCTGCGTCAACCGGACCCTGCATTTTCACAAGGCCCCGGAGATCACCGACGACATGTTCACCATGGCCTACGGCGGGTCCGGGGACCATTGCTGCCCGGTGGAACTGGTCACCCACGGCCACGTGCCGCACCGCGTGCTCGCCCCCCACGAACAGGCGGACACGGAAGAAGGCGGCGAGCGATGATGGACGTGCTCGGCTTCGACTTCATGCAGAACGCCCTGGCCGCGGGGCTTCTGGCCAGCCTCATCTGCGGGATCATCGGCTCCCTGGTGGTGGTCAACCGCATCGTCTTCATTTCCGGCGGCATCGCCCACGCCTCATACGGCGGCGTGGGCCTGGCCTTCATCCTCGGCCTGCCGGTCCTGCCCGTGACCTCGGCCTTCACCGTGTGCATGGCCCTGATCATGGCCCTGGTCACCCTGCACGCCCGGGAGCGCGTGGACACGGTCATCGGCGTCATCTGGGCCGCGGGCATGGCCTTGGGGATCATCCTGCTCGACTTCACGCCGGGCTACAACGTGGACCTGATGAGCTACCTGTTCGGCTCCATCCTGGCCGTGCCGCGCTCGGACCTGTGGCTCATGGCCGGGCTGGCCGCCATCGTCATCGTTCTGGTCCTGGTCTTCTACCGGGGCTTCACGGTCATGAGCTTCGACGAGGAGTTCGCCCGTTCAAGGGGCGTGCCCGTCAATTTTCTGTATATCCTGCTCATCGTCATGGTCGGCCTGAGCGTGGTCATGATCATCCGCGTGGTCGGCCTCATCCTGGTCATCGCCCTGCTGACCATTCCGCCGTTCATCGCCGAGCGGCGGACCAGTTCGCTCCGGGTCATGATGGTGGTGTCCACGATCCTGTCCGCCGTGTTCACGGTCTGCGGGCTGATGATCTCGTACGCGCTCGACATCACCTCGGGGGCGTCCATCATCGCCGTGGCCGCCGTGGGCTTCTTCATTTCACTGCTCATCCCGCAGAAAACCGCCTAGTTCGCAAGGGGTTGTTTTTTCCCATGGAATGGCTTTTGCAAATTGTCCCCAGCGGGTGTACATCTTTTCCTGGCCCAAGGCCTGACAAACGGCCCGGCGCATGACCATGGAATACAAGGACAAGCTCAAACAGGAAGGATACACCCGGTACCGGGGCGCGGTTGACGCCTCGGTGTACGAGTATTTCAACTGCGACTGTTCGTGGAAGGCCCAGTGGTACCTGAAAAAGGGCCACTACCGCTGCTGCGGCTGCAAGGAACGGTGCGAAACCCGCGATCCCGAGGGGTTCCAGCTCTTCCTCGATCTGGGA
Proteins encoded:
- a CDS encoding metal ABC transporter permease; translation: MMDVLGFDFMQNALAAGLLASLICGIIGSLVVVNRIVFISGGIAHASYGGVGLAFILGLPVLPVTSAFTVCMALIMALVTLHARERVDTVIGVIWAAGMALGIILLDFTPGYNVDLMSYLFGSILAVPRSDLWLMAGLAAIVIVLVLVFYRGFTVMSFDEEFARSRGVPVNFLYILLIVMVGLSVVMIIRVVGLILVIALLTIPPFIAERRTSSLRVMMVVSTILSAVFTVCGLMISYALDITSGASIIAVAAVGFFISLLIPQKTA
- a CDS encoding metal ABC transporter ATP-binding protein, giving the protein MAEPVVDIQGLNYSPGGLPVLENVDLRIERGDYLAVLGPNGGGKSTLLKLMLGLIRPDSGTIRVLGLRPGDAGGRIGYLPQHTVVASSFPITVLEAVCMGTVKPGFKGMSGRHSRIDHDKARQALKKVGMLDYQGRGLARLSGGQKQRVFIARALVDSPEMLLLDEPTASVDSASRTVLFSLLNELNKEMTVIMVSHDISSLASGVKSVACVNRTLHFHKAPEITDDMFTMAYGGSGDHCCPVELVTHGHVPHRVLAPHEQADTEEGGER
- a CDS encoding glycoside hydrolase family 3 protein, coding for MRIRLAALLLLPLFLLPCPGARAADLDTMIGQMILAGFRGFSVDENSTIMRDIRERHLGGIILFDYDMSLGSGRRNIRTKDQVRKLIADLKANADIPLLVAVDQEGGKVQRLKKTYGFKETPSAAALCASGDAAVRAAGATVGTILSSVGFNLDFAPVADVNVNPGSPAIGRLGRSFSSDPGRVARCDALFMDGLHGAGVLSCLKHFPGHGSAGTDSHKGLTDVTDAWSEAELIPYRELIAGGKVDMIMTAHIFNAHLDPEYPATLSRKVITGLLRGRLGYRGVVVTDDMDMGAIADEYGRREAVRRAVEAGADILLFGNNLAYDEHIVEKVHAVIRSLVDDGTIPEARIEQSYERIMRLKAPLG
- a CDS encoding DNA-binding protein, which gives rise to MTMEYKDKLKQEGYTRYRGAVDASVYEYFNCDCSWKAQWYLKKGHYRCCGCKERCETRDPEGFQLFLDLG
- a CDS encoding rhomboid family intramembrane serine protease; the protein is MHARTVHPGFFRRVLRHAWIDLALLARGEEAPPLSRREAQLWGLVLSSRHVPHRLRRLPAERGDGWAVMVQEWYADRAVEEIELYFEENRPEPTEADVPDLRPVGGLEPTLFGLALFVLFYWAYSRTYPNLGLYPDLWVRLGSADAGAILSGQWWRLCTALTLHADGPHVAGNAVIGGVFIWLAARRLGSGAAWLLTMVSGVLGNLFNSLVLGVHHDAIGFSTATFGAAGVLAGITPFGVGGGLHGLGNGSWLRRFLRFTRTALIPFGAGLGLLAMLGAGNGEGNTDLGAHLFGFASGLGLGALTGLAATRRGLPDKGADSRLYAAALLMPVAAWVWAWLA